Genomic DNA from Elusimicrobiota bacterium:
TTTCCTTATTTCTTCAAGATTTTCTAATACCGTTTCTATTTCTTCCTTATTTGTTTCTGAAAGAGTTTTGCCATTAAATAATTTAAGCTTAATATGGTCAATTATCACGTTATATAACTCTCCTTTTTTTAACCCTCCAAAACCATATTCTAAAAGGAGATTAGAAGCCATTTCCACAATTTGCTTTTTAAATAAATCTTCCAATTCTTCCTTGCTTAGCTTTTTCTTTTCTTCTTCGTCTTTAAAATCAATATCTTCTCCAGATAGTATTTCCATTCTTCTTTCTTTATCTACATATAGTTTTATCATTTGTTCTATTCTTGTCTTGCTAATAACCCATTTATCTTTATCGTATTTGACAGAATCTAAAATTTGCTCCCAATTCTTAGAAATCTCTTTTTTGGGAATTTTCTTTAAGATGGCATCAAAATCTATTTTTGTTTCATATTCAGGAGAAGGAATTTCTATAAGGTTTTCGGGTCTTGTTAACCTTTGAATTTTGGGAGTTATTGGAATATCTTCGTCTCCTAAAACATCTTCCGTATCAACAGTTCTAACTCCGCTAGCTCCAACTTTTCTCCAGAGCCAATCATGTTGAAGTTTTGGATGATCAACTACTGCTAAGATTTCTCTTTCGTCAATGTTTCTGATTATTTTTCTTAAACCTCTTCCTATAACCTGCTGTCCATAAACCTGCGAACAAAATTTTCTTAATAGAAGGATAACTGATACTTCTGGGACATCCCAACCTTCTCTCAACATCATTACACTAATCACAACTTCAAATGAACTACCTAATTTTCCTAAATTTGTTGCGGCTTCTCTTGCAGTTATTAGTTCTCCGTTTGGTTTGTATCCTACTTGTTCATCTGCAGTATCTTCCGTAACTAATAAAACCTTATCCCTCCCTAAATTAAAATCTTTATTAAAAACGTCTCTGACTCTTTTTCCCTCTTCTATTCCCATAGTGACTATAAACAAAATTGGCTTGTATCTTTCTTTTGACCTTCTTTTTTGTTCATCAAATCTTTTTAATGCGATAGAAATCTGTTTTTTCATCGGCTCAGAATCCATAATCCACTGAAAAGGTTTTACATTTGCTTCTGCTTCTTTAAACTCTTTGTCTAGTTCTGTAACTTTCTTTTTTTCACCAGTTATTTTGTTAGTATAAGTTAACTCAACTATTTTAGCATCTGGCTGATAGACAACTACTGATTTAATAATTCCGTCATCTAAAGCTTGTGCTATTCCATATTCCATAATCATTTCAGAATCTAATGGTTTTGCATCTGCTCTTTCAGGAGTTGCTGTCGTATCTAATCTGAATATTGTTTTATGAGTTAACATTCTTAGAACTTTTGTATATTCTTCAGCAGGAGTATTATGGGCCTCATCATTAAATATGGCAAAATTTCCAACTTTGTTTAAGAACCAATCCAAATTTCTTTTTCCGGAAGTGTTGGCTTCATAAAGCTGATGAATGTTACCTAAAATAACTCCAGAGTCTAAAATCCCCTGCGGGCTTGCTCCCCCTTCCATAATATGGGCATTTAATTCATTTTCTAGATGTTTAAACTCTTTTGGAAAGAGATCAAATTTTTGGAAAACAGATTTTTCTCCATTTGTAACTAAAAAATCTCTCTGCAACCTATCCCTTACAATTAGATTTGGAACTAAAATCAGAAATTTGTCTAACTTCTGACACATTTTAAGCCACGCAATACAAGCTCCAATTATTGCCGTTTTTCCTCCACCCGTAACAATATTTAAGAGAAGATTATTTTTTCCTAAAACCTCATAAGAATAAATAACTCTCAAAACTGCTTCCAATTGATGTTTCCATAACTTTGTTTCTTTGTTTTTATCTGTTAAATGCTCTAAAAATCTTCGTGTTTCGTCTTTAACACTATGAAAATCAATTTTCCATAATTCAAAATCTTGTCCTAAATCAGTGAGTTTCATTTAACATCTATCTCCAATATTTCAATTTTCTCTCCTCCTTCATCGTCCTGAACTTTACATGCAACTTTTTTCTTCCCGGCAGAGATAAATTTGTAAATTACTCTTAGAACGGGCTTATTATCCTTCATTCCTAAGAATGAATACCCTGGTGTTGAGATAAACCTCTCACCATTATAAGAAAAGTCCCACTGAACATTTATTATTTTACCGGACTGATTTAATGAAACTGACTCAGAAACATCAAACTCATATTCTAAATTTGCTGTTCTTTTTGTTGAGATTCTGACTTGTGGCGGAAGTATGAATCTTAGCAGATTTTTGTATTCGGGATGTTTTGATGTTACATGCTCTTTAAATTCATTGGATTCTATTGGTACTAATTGAAGTTTTACAAAGTCTATTGCTACTGCATGTTGTATCTCTAATTGTTTAGCAACATTTCTTGCTCCAGGAGTAAAGCCCCAAGCAATCATTATTCCTTGATGATGTCCCCTTCTTTTTACTATATCTTTAGCAAATTTAACTACTTCACTTTCAGTTATCGGATCATCTTGTGATGGACTTCCTACAAAAAGAGGAACTGATTGTTTATATCCATGAATGAGACCTTCTGAACTT
This window encodes:
- a CDS encoding DEAD/DEAH box helicase family protein, which gives rise to MKLTDLGQDFELWKIDFHSVKDETRRFLEHLTDKNKETKLWKHQLEAVLRVIYSYEVLGKNNLLLNIVTGGGKTAIIGACIAWLKMCQKLDKFLILVPNLIVRDRLQRDFLVTNGEKSVFQKFDLFPKEFKHLENELNAHIMEGGASPQGILDSGVILGNIHQLYEANTSGKRNLDWFLNKVGNFAIFNDEAHNTPAEEYTKVLRMLTHKTIFRLDTTATPERADAKPLDSEMIMEYGIAQALDDGIIKSVVVYQPDAKIVELTYTNKITGEKKKVTELDKEFKEAEANVKPFQWIMDSEPMKKQISIALKRFDEQKRRSKERYKPILFIVTMGIEEGKRVRDVFNKDFNLGRDKVLLVTEDTADEQVGYKPNGELITAREAATNLGKLGSSFEVVISVMMLREGWDVPEVSVILLLRKFCSQVYGQQVIGRGLRKIIRNIDEREILAVVDHPKLQHDWLWRKVGASGVRTVDTEDVLGDEDIPITPKIQRLTRPENLIEIPSPEYETKIDFDAILKKIPKKEISKNWEQILDSVKYDKDKWVISKTRIEQMIKLYVDKERRMEILSGEDIDFKDEEEKKKLSKEELEDLFKKQIVEMASNLLLEYGFGGLKKGELYNVIIDHIKLKLFNGKTLSETNKEEIETVLENLEEIRKNFTQPIVEGILGGKKNAN